A window of the Procambarus clarkii isolate CNS0578487 chromosome 19, FALCON_Pclarkii_2.0, whole genome shotgun sequence genome harbors these coding sequences:
- the RpS21 gene encoding small ribosomal subunit protein eS21 isoform X1 → MEEAGSRSSLVPSLVDRQLAGEWYTWSPLNSLFSLTVSVCEQLRQIKYPKSITMQNDAGEYVDLYVPRKCSASNRIIYAKDHASIQINLAEVDESTGRMTGQYKTYAICGDIRKMGESDDCLARLAKKDGILPKNY, encoded by the exons atggaggaggcggGGAGCCGCTCGTCACTTGTTCCTTCCCTGGTGGACCGTCAGCTCGCGGGTGAGTGGTACACGTGGTCCCCACTaaactctctcttctctctcactgTGAGTGTTTGTGAGCAGCTGAGGCAG ATAAAGTATCCTAAATCCATCACCATGCAAAACGACGCTGGAGAATACGTGGATCTGTACGTGCCACGCAAATGTTCAGCATCTAACCGCATCATCTATGCCAAGGACCATGCCTCCATCCAAATAAACTTAGCTgag GTTGATGAATCTACTGGCCGTATGACTGGACAGTACAAGACTTATGCCATTTGTGGAGATATCAGAAAAATG GGCGAGTCTGATGATTGCCTTGCGCGTCTGGCGAAGAAGGATGGTATTCTTCCAAA GAACTATTga
- the RpS21 gene encoding small ribosomal subunit protein eS21 isoform X3 — protein sequence MQNDAGEYVDLYVPRKCSASNRIIYAKDHASIQINLAEVDESTGRMTGQYKTYAICGDIRKMGESDDCLARLAKKDGILPKNY from the exons ATGCAAAACGACGCTGGAGAATACGTGGATCTGTACGTGCCACGCAAATGTTCAGCATCTAACCGCATCATCTATGCCAAGGACCATGCCTCCATCCAAATAAACTTAGCTgag GTTGATGAATCTACTGGCCGTATGACTGGACAGTACAAGACTTATGCCATTTGTGGAGATATCAGAAAAATG GGCGAGTCTGATGATTGCCTTGCGCGTCTGGCGAAGAAGGATGGTATTCTTCCAAA GAACTATTga
- the RpS21 gene encoding small ribosomal subunit protein eS21 isoform X2 codes for MEEAGSRSSLVPSLVDRQLAGEWYTWSPLNSLFSLTIKYPKSITMQNDAGEYVDLYVPRKCSASNRIIYAKDHASIQINLAEVDESTGRMTGQYKTYAICGDIRKMGESDDCLARLAKKDGILPKNY; via the exons atggaggaggcggGGAGCCGCTCGTCACTTGTTCCTTCCCTGGTGGACCGTCAGCTCGCGGGTGAGTGGTACACGTGGTCCCCACTaaactctctcttctctctcact ATAAAGTATCCTAAATCCATCACCATGCAAAACGACGCTGGAGAATACGTGGATCTGTACGTGCCACGCAAATGTTCAGCATCTAACCGCATCATCTATGCCAAGGACCATGCCTCCATCCAAATAAACTTAGCTgag GTTGATGAATCTACTGGCCGTATGACTGGACAGTACAAGACTTATGCCATTTGTGGAGATATCAGAAAAATG GGCGAGTCTGATGATTGCCTTGCGCGTCTGGCGAAGAAGGATGGTATTCTTCCAAA GAACTATTga